One Mytilus trossulus isolate FHL-02 chromosome 5, PNRI_Mtr1.1.1.hap1, whole genome shotgun sequence DNA segment encodes these proteins:
- the LOC134718507 gene encoding uncharacterized protein LOC134718507, with the protein MPPINTMFIFIIICFTMSAVSCSHELRDVCTVEGDTLHCRWTGAGLYNTRIRLDVKKVVFERFFVAGQLDLANNRDLHSIEIKQGNSKCSNVLAAPETITIVNGIHCDNGVIASTTTTAATRVTPGSTLSIGTTDKQLKSTPHAQEEDKGLDNIKIILIMIFASLACVMLLSLMLFCICKKKRTAKTNFRQHQFSFNVDADSLSEIEIADFVNTPKKTV; encoded by the exons atgCCACCCATCAACACCATGTTTATATTCATCATCATTTGTTTCACAATGTCAGCTGTTTCATGCTCGCATGAATTGAGAGATGTATGCACAGTGGAGGGGGATACTCTCCATTGCAGATGGACTGGAGCAGGGCTCTACAACACCAGAATCCGACTAGATGTAAAGAAAGTCGTATTCGAAAGATTTTTTGTTGCCGGACAATTGGACCTTGCAAATAATAGAGACCTGCATTCAATTGAGATCAAACAAGGAAATTCTAAATGCAGCAATGTTTTAGCAGCACCAGAAACAATAACAATTGTTAATGGTATACATTGTGAT aatggaGTCATAGCTTCTACAACAACAACAGCAGCAACAAGAGTAACACCAGGATCCACATTGTCAATCGGCACCACTGATAAACAACTG aaGTCAACACCACATGCACAGGAGGAAGACAAGGGTCTAGATAATATTAAGATCATTCTTATAATGATTTTTG CATCTCTAGCATGTGTTATGCTCTTGTCGCTGATGTTATTTTGCATCTGCAAAAAGAAGAGAACTGCAAAAACCAATTTCCGCCAACACCAATTCTCCTTCAATGTCGATGCAGATTCACTATCCGAAATAGAAATTGCAGATTTTGTTaatacaccaaaaaaaactgtttaa